AAGAAATTTGCAGCTTTCTGGATGGATAGTTACATGTAAGTACGCCTCCTTGAGATCGATGGATGTCATTAAGTCTAGATGTTGAAGAGCCTCCGACACCAACCTTAGAGTCTCCATTCGGAAGCGCTCGTGCCGGATCCATTGTTTCAAAAATTTTAGGTCGAGGACTGCCCGGCTTGTTCCGTCCTTCTTGGGAACCATAAACAGAATAGAGTAGACGCCCCCgccctcctgctccccctcctccacagCCCCAATATCTACAAGATGGCGAATTGCGTGGACAATTTGCGAATGTTTTAAAATAGAGCGAGGTCTTGGGATTGGAAGAAACCTGTGAAGGGAGAGGGCATCCAACTCTATTCTGTATCCGTCTTGGATAATCTTTAATACCCAAGAGTCTGTAGTGGAATTTTTCCAGGCTGGCAGAAAACTGCTTAACTGACCTCCCAGCTTGGCTGGTGATGAGTCATTGTTTAGACTTTGGTTGCTTTTGCTGGCTTGATTGCTGCCGGTTACCCCCATAACTCCTGTAGGAGAAGCGGTACCTATTCCAGGAGCCTCTCTGGCCCCTGCCATCTCTTTCCAATCCCCTAAAGCGACGGTAACCCCAAAAGGGCGGCAGCTGCTGAAAACCCCTCTTTGGATTGTTTCGGTCGGGCTTGCACTGTATGGCCGGCATGGTCTTTTTCTTATCTTTTAAAGGACCAGAATGTCCTTTAAAGCTGTCTCTCCAAACAGCTTAGTGGCATCGTATGGAACTGCTGTCAAATTATTCTTTGAAGTGCTATCCACTTGCCAGTTTTTAAGCCACAAGTGTCTGCGCCCAAGTACCGAAGCCGCTGTCACCCGGAAACAGAAACTGATTGAGTCCAAATTGGAGTCGGCAATGAACGCCTGGGACTTTTGCAGCTTCACCAACAGTAAACGTAGCCTGCCAGGATCGAGAAAGGGTTCAGAAAGGAGGTCATCGAGCCACAGAAGAGAGGCACAGGCCACTATAGATGCTGCAGCAGATGCTCTTGTAGCGAAGCATTATCATGCGCCCGTTTGAATGCTAGCTCTGCTTTTTTATCTGCTGGGTCCTTTAGCGCCATTTCACCGTCCCTTGGGATGACCAGCTATGCGATCGGAGCATCCATGTTAGGAGTTTTTAACAAATCTGAAGCCTCCTGCTCAAAAGAATAAAAACGACTAGTAGTATACATTGGCTTTCTATTAGCTGCTGGAAATAGCCACTCTTGCTTAACAACTTCTGCAAATAAATCGGGAAGAGGCAAGAGCATATCCTTAGGCTTGGCCCTTGGAAAGACGAACAATCCCTTATCTGAGGAAATAGGCTCAGAGGCCACCTTTGTTTGAAGCCCAATAGTCTTTATGACTCTGGACATCAGAGGATTGAAAGTCCTCTGCTAGAAATATGCGCTGAGATATGTCTTTTCTTGGGGGCCGGACCTGATAGATGGTATCCACAATTGCATTGCGGAACCAGTCCTGCCATTCGGGTGGCACTGACCTAGGTAAAGCAGAGGCAGTGCTCACACTAGAAGAATCCCCCCCTTTATTTGCATTAGAGGAATTCCCAATAGACTTATGCTGCTCTGCCATGGTGCCCACTCCCTCCCCTGAAGACAAAGGGAGGATGGGGTGGTGCCACCTGCTGCTCAGACCCAGAGGCCTCTtgttccaaaatggcgctcgcaACTGTTTTTCGCGCTGTTTTTGGTGCCGCCGCCATTTTTACAGTCTCCCCGAGGAAGGACTCCGTAATGGTGTGGATCTCTGCTGATGAAGGGGGCGGATTGGCTAGGAGGGCTTGGCGGAATACAACCTGGCCACAGCGGCGTGTTGAAGACCGGGTCTCGTAGCCCGGCGGCGGGTTGTCCGTTGCACCCTCAATCGCAACCGGCACAGGCGGCTCTGTGGCAGCCATCGCCGAGGCTGTGCCCTGGAGCGGCCCGGGCAGCAGAACTGCGGCTGTCTCCCAACTGTTCCGCGTTCTGGTCTCTGAGTGGCACGGGTGAATGATTGGAGGCCGTCTCCACCTCAGAGTCTCGCTCCCTGGAAGGCTGGCCCGACAAGAGAGGAGTCGCGGAACTGCCCAGTGGACTGGAAACAGGAGATCCGCCAAAAGGTCTAGATAAGCTGGGACCAAACAAGCTCTGCCGACAACCGCGCAGTACTAGGATCAGCCTGTACCACAGGCCCAACTCCAtgcaaggaggaagggggggacaGCAACAGAGGAGAAAGACTAAGAAGAAAAaaacagggcttttaaaatatatatattagaagTAAAAAGAATGGACTAGAACAGATATAAGAAAAACAGAATAGATATCAGAAATATAAACAAAAGCTATAGAGAGAAGgaaaaaactgcctggagctgagcgaggacagaaagaactggggcggggttatcctccTCAGTCTCAGGGGGCGTGTACATATTTTTCAACTAATCAGATCTGTCATGCCTTGGAGCTAGTGGagaaggataacccatgagatttCCCTGTCAGCACCAACTAGAAGGCAAGTTAAAAGGGAACAAAGTTCAAGTCACAGAAAACAGAATAGCTGCTTGAGTAACAGGTAAAAGAAGAGGGGGTTGAGTCACACTCTGAATTTCCGGCATGACAGTGTAGGTGGGGGCACCATAGGCCATTCTGACAGTGTCCGTGTCATTCTGGATGATGGCATTGTGGACCACACACCGCCCCGCCACCATATTGCAAGCTGTGCGATATCCCTGTTTTACCACTTACTGCCACTAGGTTTCCCAGATCTTGCCAGAAGACAAGATGTGGGAACTGCTCCATGCCTTTTGCTCCCACCACCAGACGCTGgtagaggaatcccccaatgatgTACACAGCAACCAATGAGGCAAACCTGGAAGAGAATGTCAAAATAAGAATGTACCAGTGAAGTAACTGGTGAAGAGCTAAAAGTTATTGCAATAATGAGGTACGGATGGCTACACATTCCTTTAAATTACCATGATGATCATGCCATGACcccaaatgctaaaaaaaaaccccaaaaccctaAAGATGTGTAAGTGAAGAAATAAGGTTTGAGCCTTCATGTTCTGTGCAAACTGCTTAGAAACTGGTACTAATTCACTCAGTTCAGGGCCCAGTCACTCCCTTCAGTCTCCATGGCACCCCAGTGTTTTAGTCAATTCCTAATCTAAATTCCAGTTTTGAGGAACAAAACCTCTCAAGTCAAGCAACCATAAATTCATCCAATCTGCACAATTTACCCCATCTCCAAATGTAGACCCACTGACATAGAAAAAAAGATTGAGGCTACATTGTAGATCTTGCCTGAATTCTCTGTATCTGTTTGGCATGGCCAAATTTTGTGAAGTTTGCTGGAGCGAATCACAAGCTATATTAGAACAAGGATCTAGATATGCGAGCTGTTGGACATGGCCTCCTTCAATGCACATTACTTTATGTGGCATACTCTCTTGgattcagtccccagcatctccagggttgCCAGGAAAGATCTCTATCTGAAACTGCAGAGCCCATTAAAGCAGAAAGTTCTGAGCTGATGAATCAACAGTCTGATTtgataaagcagcttcatatgcttgAATTTTTTAGTTCCTGCTGGTACTTCCTATTCATAGGCCAGAAAAGCAGACTGGCAGCATGAGGGAGGAACAAGTACCATAATCGAGGACAGCAAGTGCCAGTATTGCTGATAGGATGCACAGACGCCAGGACAGATGTGAATGAATAAAGTGATACCTCTGGTCCCCAGAATGCATAGAAGAACTGACATCAGATTAGGACAAAGAACAGTGTCTAaaagtacatgagccagctggagtGGTCAGTGCCATTTGGAGGGATGAATGCTCGTTGTGATTTTGGATGAGGTCTATaccactagagatggaaaataggcgaTAGAATTGTAGTACTTTCAGTGTGTtaccatgcttttattgtcctgaccatcaaaTTGCAGAAGCCAAGTTTGCAATGGTGCTATAAAAGCTTTAAAAGTTTAATACAAACACTACtataaagttttattgatgttgCCCGAGGAATGGAAATGCAAGTTACAGgaatgtctccatgaagaaagtgcaatttgttcattgtaaccctaactctttcctctgtgcaaaaatgactgcaattttattcTAACCGTTTGGGGCAATAATATACAGATATCTGTTAAGTGCAACAATACTGTCACCTATATTCAGTCTCTGCGGTTAGACGTGGCAAAAATCACTTTGAGCCATCATTCCCCTACGATGGTACTGATGGGCAAGGTTTGTGGGCCTGGTTCTTGGACTGCGGTTCCTGTATACGGGAACATGATATACTGCCCTGTCTGCCTATAAATACAAATAGATAACCAGAAATGAAAGGGGCTTACAGAGCTAGATGCAGCTAAAAGGCACACAGCCTCATTTTTCAAAGtgaagaagtcagggagggatgGCATGGCAGTTACAAGTTTGTAACAGGCCCCAAAAAACTATACTTGAGCATTGGCCTTCGCAGTAAAGAAGAAACTTGGCAGTGACAGGAGAATTCCTGCATtctgtgatagggatgtgcaaaagccAAGGTTCATGCACCAGTTCAGCACTGCAGGGAGGTGAGCTGACCGTGCAAACGGTGCCGACACATGcatagatgccatgtgcatgctggcgccacaTGTGGGCTCCTGGACAagcaccgccccagcaggaagctgcatgggtcagcggagagcaggtaaggacttacaattttttttttaaagctcctgcTTGCCTCCCTGCAGTGCAGAGCTGGTGCATGAACCTCGGTTAGTGCACATCCTTATTCTATGCAAACTGCACCTCATAGCAACTAAGAAAACCTGACATTTCTTAGCCTTATTTTGGTACTCTAAGAGAGGAATCGCTTTTCCTAATTTTGCACTGTTTGAGCAAGGAAATCTGATACTGTGGTGTGAAGAGATCCGCCAGTGATAAGCCAACACTATTACAGCTTTCAACAGCAGGGTCCAATTGCATTTATGAACTCCTGGGAATAACAGGCATTTTAAGAGCAGCAGACTTATGTGGTTGTAAACTTGAAAACACTGGGCACAATCtaaccaaagttaagcacttttaagccctattgatttccaTAGTCTGAGTGTCTATCTTGGTCTGGACTactgtaaatattttcttcaggCTTAAAACTAgaaagtggagtggggtggtgggtGACCCATGGATGACACTTTCACTGTATTCTGTCCCTTTCTGTACTGATTAGACTGCTGCAATGCATTgcacatagggctgcctttgaagacttctCAGAAATTGCAGCTAGCCCTAAACTATGGCTGTTTATCAGGACGGGTTAGATGGAATTCATCATACCAGTTCCTAAACAGATTAACTGTCTGCTGGTCCTTTTCCCAAGCACAAGCCTTATATGGCTTGAGATCTGGGCATATGAAAGACCACATTCCCACATGCCTTTAGCATTTGGGCAAGATCATCTTGTAAGGCTGCTTTTCCCTGGGCTCTCTTTCAGAGTTTAGGAGGCTGACAACCAGAGAAAATGCCTTCCCTGAATGGTCTTCCCAGGGACTCTTGTCCTGTGCTAAATCTCATTACTTTCTAGTGCCAACTGAGGACTTATTTTGAAAAATACTTTTAATTGCATTATTAGATTGGTTTTATCTTCCTGAATTGGTCTGATGCTCTTTTTTAATAGTATTTTAAAGACTGACTTTTGAACATAGATTGTAAATTGCCTGGAAACTGTTAAACTGAGTAGGGTattaaatacaaaaagaaacaaacttACGTGATGAGTAATATGGAGCCAATGCTTAGATGAGACTCCTCCAGAGGACAGGCCAACTTGCTTTCAAACTCAAAGACGTAAGAAcagtcctcctccttctctctctcctctgtcaCTATGGTGAAGCCACTCTGTGTTTGGGGGAAGATAATTGCCTCAGCTCAAAAACAAACATCCCTCACTCTACAAAGGATAAAGTCCACCCCCAACCAGTACCCTAGTCTAGAGTTGTGTTGGCCACAATCTTCCACCATAGCAGATCTCCTCTGAAGTAGCACAGTCTCCTACTAGTGAGCCACCTAGATAAGAGGCTTCCAAAAGCACATGGTACAACCCACCTGGACTGTGCTACTTTAGAATGCATGTTTGAATATCCTCAAATTCACTGTATGTGGGAAAGTAGTTGGACGGTGGTGGGGTGCACTCCAGTGTAGACTTCAGGTTTATTTTCAATGCAAGGATATGTTCAAGCATGCAGCATGCACACTCACAGTATTCAGAAACTGTAGCATTCCTGTTGGGCTGTATAAACTACCGTTCCTGAACACGTAGCCCGGCTAATGAAGACCAGAAATGTTGTGGCGAGGATGGCTCGCTAAGCCACAggctaatttatttttttaacacttattagatgccgtgatgtctctatacctacaaagattagaatcgttcagacaatgggtTTTCccgtaacactctatggatgcgaaagctggactctgaagaagcaagatagaaatattgatgtttttgaactttggtgctggagaagacttttgaagataccatggacagccaggaaaacaaaccaatggatcatagaacaaataaatccagaattttcactcgatgCACCAGGCTcacactatcatactttggagacattatgcaaagacccagctcccttgaaaagtccatagtgctggggaaagttgaaggaaagagaagaggacgacagcaatgaatgcaccactgagagaccttaaaggccaagctgaaaacatatcatcctggagagaatctatctatgtggtctctcagagtcaacactgacttgccagcacttaatcaatcatttcCCTCATTAATGGTTACTCACTGAGAGTGTGTTCCGGTTGCAGGTGATCATTATTATGGCTTTTCTCTTCTCGTTGCCACAGTGGTTATTATAGGAGTCACCCCCCTTATAGGTCAGTATAATCCACTTACCTGCCAAGAAAGAAATACAAGAGTCAGTCTGTGAGGAATGACTAGTGCTGGCAGGGCAATGAAGGAGTATTTTTGAGGGAATAGTCTATCTTACTTCCACCAACGATGTGTGTCTCATTGATACGCCCCAccactgtccatttattcatCTGCTTATTGAACTGCACCAAGCCGGAATTGCTCATATTGCTGAAAACTTCTTGACACATCCGAAATGTGTAGACGTATTGCTCATTTTCACCCACATTATCTGTTATATTAAAACTGTGGGGGGAATAAAGTGATTGTACAATTATCCACATTTACCCTTGAAGTCTTTTTGATAACCTTCGATTGCTCCTTGCATATGA
Above is a window of Hemicordylus capensis ecotype Gifberg chromosome 2, rHemCap1.1.pri, whole genome shotgun sequence DNA encoding:
- the M6PR gene encoding cation-dependent mannose-6-phosphate receptor isoform X1 translates to MGMFLAYPCLHAVLLAIITTVIAEQKCDPVGKEGNESPKELALLKRLEQLKGLSFNITDNVGENEQYVYTFRMCQEVFSNMSNSGLVQFNKQMNKWTVVGRINETHIVGGSKWIILTYKGGDSYNNHCGNEKRKAIIMITCNRNTLSSGFTIVTEEREKEEDCSYVFEFESKLACPLEESHLSIGSILLITFASLVAVYIIGGFLYQRLVVGAKGMEQFPHLVFWQDLGNLVADGCDFLCRSRPQNVPAAYRGVGDDQLGEESEERDDHLLPM
- the M6PR gene encoding cation-dependent mannose-6-phosphate receptor isoform X2, with amino-acid sequence MFLAYPCLHAVLLAIITTVIAEQKCDPVGKEGNESPKELALLKRLEQLKGLSFNITDNVGENEQYVYTFRMCQEVFSNMSNSGLVQFNKQMNKWTVVGRINETHIVGGSKWIILTYKGGDSYNNHCGNEKRKAIIMITCNRNTLSSGFTIVTEEREKEEDCSYVFEFESKLACPLEESHLSIGSILLITFASLVAVYIIGGFLYQRLVVGAKGMEQFPHLVFWQDLGNLVADGCDFLCRSRPQNVPAAYRGVGDDQLGEESEERDDHLLPM